A stretch of Mucilaginibacter terrae DNA encodes these proteins:
- a CDS encoding M16 family metallopeptidase, producing MKIKHLIIGCWLSVAGTTAMAQAQYVWKTATTGGYPYKYVTGDPTHSRFYTLKNGLTVILSATPKQPRIQTYIAVKAGSKTDPATNTGLAHYLEHMMFKGTDKFGTLDWAKEKPLLDKIDALYEQYNSTKDEAKRKEIYKQIDQTSGEAAKFAIANEYDKAMAGMGAQGSNAFTSFEQTVYTEDIPSASVDKFLTLQAERFRKPVLRIFHTELEAVYEEKNRGLDSDPRKVSEAMFAALFPNNNYGKQTTIGTVEHLKNPSLNKIRAYYNSYYVPNNMGIIMSGDFNPDVMIKKIDQHFGYMARKAVPAYTFGPEQPITSPVKRDVYGPTPENLTVAFRFPGASTRDAQMLNLMSDILTNGKAGLFDLDLVKQQKLLSASAYSYILKDYSALVLQGNPVKGQTLEDVRNLMLAEITKLKKGEFADDLLPSIVNNYKKSVIQQNEEYGSRAGNLMDAFTSGVDWKTNVSLVSDLSKITKAQIVAFANKYLNDNNYVIVYKHQGEDKNIVKVDKPTITPVSVNREAQSPFLKKVNDMPANAVQPVWLDFNRDIQRAKAGQLDVLTVQNKDNALFRLYYRYDMGSWNNKLLPVATQYLQFLGTDKMSSEDISKAFYKLAASFSVNAGPEITTVSINGLQENFTKAVALYEDLIANCKADPKALEGLKARLKKSRENAKLNKAAIMSGLMSYARYGAQNPFNNVLSNEELDAIKAEDLVNLLHSLATYKHTILYYGPQTATALATSLTSLHKMPAQFAAYPEAKKFTLTKEDKSRVLFANFDMVQAEINWIRNEGKFDAAKMPTIELYNNYFGGGMSSIVFQTIRESKALAYSTYASYASPAKKEDNSYFVAYVGTQADKFNDAVKGMNELLNDLPESEKVVTVARDNIRKSLETDRITQDGILFTYLNAKRRGIDVDDRKETYAALGNLKYSDIQAFHNAEVKDKPFTYCIVASEKRLTDDDLKKYGELTKLNLTQIFGY from the coding sequence ATGAAAATTAAACACCTTATCATTGGGTGCTGGCTTAGTGTAGCCGGTACCACTGCAATGGCCCAGGCGCAATACGTATGGAAAACTGCTACAACAGGCGGCTACCCCTATAAATACGTAACCGGCGATCCAACCCATTCGCGCTTTTACACGCTTAAAAACGGCTTAACCGTTATTTTGAGTGCAACCCCTAAACAACCCCGCATACAAACTTACATTGCTGTAAAGGCCGGTAGCAAAACCGACCCTGCCACCAACACAGGTTTGGCTCACTACCTTGAGCACATGATGTTTAAAGGTACCGACAAGTTTGGTACTTTAGACTGGGCTAAAGAAAAACCTCTTTTAGATAAAATTGATGCCCTTTACGAGCAGTACAATTCAACTAAAGACGAGGCCAAACGTAAAGAAATTTACAAGCAAATAGATCAAACCTCAGGCGAAGCAGCCAAGTTTGCCATTGCCAACGAGTACGATAAGGCCATGGCCGGTATGGGTGCCCAAGGCAGTAACGCGTTTACCTCATTTGAGCAAACCGTTTACACCGAAGATATTCCAAGTGCATCGGTTGATAAGTTTTTAACCTTACAGGCCGAGCGTTTCCGCAAACCGGTATTGCGTATTTTCCATACCGAGCTTGAAGCTGTTTACGAAGAGAAAAACCGCGGACTTGACAGCGACCCGCGCAAGGTATCTGAGGCTATGTTTGCTGCGTTGTTCCCTAACAACAACTACGGTAAGCAAACCACCATTGGTACGGTTGAACATTTGAAAAACCCATCGTTAAACAAAATACGCGCATATTACAACAGCTACTATGTGCCTAACAACATGGGCATCATCATGTCGGGTGATTTTAACCCCGATGTAATGATCAAAAAGATCGACCAGCATTTTGGTTACATGGCGCGTAAAGCGGTTCCTGCTTATACCTTTGGTCCGGAGCAGCCTATTACCAGCCCTGTTAAGCGTGATGTATATGGTCCAACTCCTGAGAATTTAACTGTTGCTTTCCGTTTCCCTGGTGCCAGCACCCGCGATGCGCAAATGCTTAACCTCATGAGTGACATTTTAACCAACGGTAAGGCCGGTTTATTTGACCTTGACCTGGTTAAACAACAAAAGTTATTAAGCGCCAGCGCTTACTCTTATATCTTGAAAGATTATAGCGCATTGGTACTGCAAGGCAACCCGGTAAAAGGTCAAACCTTGGAGGATGTGCGTAACCTGATGTTGGCCGAAATTACCAAACTCAAAAAAGGTGAGTTTGCCGATGATTTGCTGCCATCAATTGTAAACAACTACAAAAAAAGCGTAATTCAGCAAAATGAAGAATATGGCTCACGCGCCGGTAACCTCATGGATGCTTTTACCTCGGGTGTTGATTGGAAAACCAACGTATCATTGGTGAGTGATCTATCAAAAATTACCAAAGCCCAAATTGTAGCTTTTGCCAACAAATACCTGAATGATAATAACTATGTAATTGTATACAAGCACCAGGGCGAAGACAAGAATATTGTTAAAGTTGATAAGCCGACCATTACCCCGGTTAGCGTAAACCGCGAAGCACAATCGCCATTCCTGAAAAAGGTGAACGATATGCCGGCCAATGCGGTACAACCTGTTTGGTTGGATTTTAACCGCGATATTCAACGCGCTAAGGCGGGGCAGTTGGATGTACTCACGGTTCAAAATAAAGATAACGCGCTGTTCCGTTTATATTATCGTTATGATATGGGCAGCTGGAACAATAAGCTGTTACCGGTTGCAACCCAATATCTTCAGTTTTTAGGTACCGATAAAATGAGCTCCGAAGATATCAGCAAAGCATTTTATAAGCTTGCAGCTTCATTCAGCGTAAATGCAGGTCCTGAGATCACTACGGTAAGCATTAATGGTTTACAGGAAAACTTTACCAAAGCCGTTGCTTTGTACGAAGACCTGATAGCCAACTGTAAGGCCGACCCTAAGGCATTGGAAGGTTTAAAAGCCCGCTTGAAAAAATCGCGCGAAAATGCCAAGCTTAACAAAGCGGCTATTATGAGCGGTTTAATGAGCTATGCCCGTTATGGTGCTCAAAATCCGTTTAACAATGTGTTAAGCAACGAGGAACTGGATGCCATTAAAGCCGAAGATTTGGTAAACCTGCTGCATAGCCTGGCTACATATAAGCACACTATATTATACTATGGTCCGCAAACTGCCACTGCTTTAGCAACATCGTTAACCAGTTTGCACAAAATGCCGGCACAATTTGCCGCTTATCCTGAGGCTAAAAAGTTTACGCTTACCAAAGAAGATAAAAGCCGTGTGCTGTTTGCCAACTTTGATATGGTACAGGCCGAAATTAACTGGATACGCAACGAGGGTAAATTTGATGCGGCTAAAATGCCAACCATTGAGCTGTACAATAACTACTTTGGTGGCGGTATGAGCAGTATCGTGTTCCAAACCATCCGCGAATCAAAAGCTTTGGCTTACTCAACTTATGCGTCTTACGCATCTCCTGCAAAAAAGGAGGATAACAGCTATTTTGTGGCATATGTAGGTACCCAGGCCGATAAGTTTAACGATGCTGTTAAAGGCATGAACGAACTATTGAACGATTTACCTGAATCGGAAAAAGTGGTGACTGTTGCCCGCGACAACATCCGCAAATCGTTAGAGACCGACCGCATAACCCAGGATGGTATTTTGTTTACTTACCTGAATGCCAAGCGTCGTGGTATTGATGTTGATGATCGTAAAGAAACTTATGCAGCCTTAGGAAACTTAAAGTATTCTGATATTCAGGCATTCCATAATGCAGAGGTTAAAGACAAGCCATTTACCTATTGCATAGTAGCATCAGAGAAACGTTTAACCGACGATGATTTGAAAAAGTATGGTGAGCTGACCAAGCTTAACCTTACCCAAATTTTTGGTTACTAA
- the ychF gene encoding redox-regulated ATPase YchF codes for MGLQCGIVGLPNVGKSTLFNCLSNAKAQAANFPFCTIEPNVGVITVPDERLTKLTELVNPQRVVPNVIEIVDIAGLVKGASKGEGLGNQFLGNIRATNAIIHVLRCFDNDNVIHVDGSVDPIRDKEIIDTELQLKDLESIEKKIQKVEKAAKTGDKEGKKAFDVLTVYKNHLLSGKSARTAAVSEEDKEYVADLWLLTAKPVMYVCNVGENDVNTGNAYVDKVREAVKEENAEVLIISAQIESEIAQMETFEERQMFLDDLGLEQSGVTKLIKAAYRLLNLATYFTAGVQEVRAWTIELGFTAPQAAGVIHTDFEKGFIRAEVIKYDDYVKYGSESACKEAGKLSVEGKTYIVEDGDIMHFRFNV; via the coding sequence ATGGGTTTACAATGTGGTATAGTTGGTTTACCAAACGTGGGCAAATCAACACTTTTTAACTGTTTATCAAACGCAAAGGCACAGGCGGCCAATTTTCCTTTTTGTACTATTGAGCCAAATGTGGGTGTAATTACCGTGCCCGACGAGCGCCTTACCAAGCTTACCGAGCTGGTAAACCCGCAGCGTGTAGTGCCTAACGTTATCGAAATTGTTGACATTGCCGGCCTGGTAAAAGGTGCCAGCAAAGGCGAGGGCTTAGGTAACCAGTTTTTAGGAAACATCCGTGCTACTAACGCTATCATCCATGTTTTACGTTGTTTTGATAACGATAACGTAATACACGTTGACGGCTCGGTTGACCCCATCCGCGACAAAGAAATTATTGACACCGAGTTACAGTTAAAGGATCTCGAGTCGATAGAAAAAAAGATACAAAAAGTTGAAAAAGCGGCTAAAACCGGCGATAAAGAAGGTAAGAAAGCTTTTGACGTTTTAACTGTTTATAAAAATCATTTGCTGAGCGGTAAATCGGCCCGTACCGCTGCTGTTAGCGAGGAAGATAAAGAATACGTTGCAGACCTTTGGTTATTAACGGCCAAGCCTGTAATGTACGTATGTAACGTAGGCGAAAACGACGTGAATACCGGCAACGCTTACGTTGATAAAGTGCGCGAAGCAGTTAAAGAAGAAAATGCCGAAGTGCTGATCATCTCTGCACAGATAGAATCTGAAATTGCCCAGATGGAGACTTTTGAAGAGCGTCAGATGTTTTTAGACGATTTAGGTTTGGAGCAATCAGGTGTTACCAAGTTAATTAAAGCTGCTTATCGCTTACTTAACCTGGCTACCTACTTTACAGCAGGTGTGCAGGAAGTTAGGGCATGGACCATTGAACTGGGTTTTACAGCACCACAAGCTGCCGGCGTTATACATACCGACTTTGAGAAAGGCTTTATTCGTGCCGAGGTAATTAAGTACGACGACTATGTAAAATATGGTTCGGAAAGTGCTTGTAAAGAAGCCGGTAAACTAAGCGTTGAGGGTAAAACTTACATCGTTGAAGACGGCGATATTATGCACTTCAGGTTCAACGTATAA
- a CDS encoding magnesium transporter MgtE N-terminal domain-containing protein produces MEEIVEQVELLLDNNDEQQLINYLNNLNISEVEELIGELPEHAPHFVQLLSLNRAVNVFRILDFPVQERLLKKLPGTKTAELINELPPDDRTSLFSELHADTVKALILHLPARRP; encoded by the coding sequence ATGGAAGAAATAGTTGAACAAGTAGAACTGTTACTGGATAACAATGATGAACAACAGTTAATCAACTATTTAAACAATCTCAACATATCGGAAGTAGAAGAGTTGATCGGTGAACTCCCCGAACATGCACCGCACTTTGTTCAGCTACTATCGTTAAACCGCGCGGTTAACGTTTTCCGTATCCTCGATTTCCCGGTACAGGAGCGCCTGCTTAAAAAGCTGCCCGGCACTAAAACCGCCGAACTGATTAACGAGCTGCCGCCCGATGACCGTACTTCTCTTTTTAGCGAATTACATGCCGATACCGTTAAAGCCCTCATCTTACACCTCCCCGCCCGAAGACCGTAA
- the mgtE gene encoding magnesium transporter produces MPIPLKPSSYTSPPEDRKEALVLLGYEEDSVGRLMTPDYITVKKNWDVVQVLSHIRRYGKNSETIDVIYVIDDNGVLLDDIRIREILLVDPATKISDLVDDRLIALNVNDPQEEAINIFRMNNRVALPVTDDNNILLGIVTVDDILWIANEEYTEDIQKIGGTEALDEPYLDISLLKLVKKRVGWLIILFLGEMLTATAMGYFEGQIAKAVVLALFVPLIISSGGNSGSQASTLIIQAMALGEVTVADWWRVMRRELVSGLLLGITLGLIGFIRIFVWTLFSDIYGPEWMAVGFTVGFALVGIVLWGSLAGSMLPLLLKRLGLDPATSSAPFVATLVDVTGLIIYFTIAVSIMNI; encoded by the coding sequence ATGCCGATACCGTTAAAGCCCTCATCTTACACCTCCCCGCCCGAAGACCGTAAAGAAGCATTGGTGCTATTAGGCTACGAAGAAGATAGCGTGGGCCGGTTAATGACCCCCGACTACATAACCGTAAAAAAGAACTGGGATGTGGTACAAGTACTTTCGCACATACGCCGCTACGGTAAAAACTCCGAAACCATTGACGTTATTTATGTAATTGACGATAACGGCGTTTTACTCGACGACATACGTATACGTGAAATATTACTGGTTGACCCGGCCACCAAGATAAGCGACCTGGTAGACGACCGCCTGATAGCTCTCAATGTTAACGACCCCCAGGAAGAAGCCATCAACATTTTCAGAATGAATAACCGGGTAGCTTTACCGGTTACCGATGATAATAACATACTATTAGGCATAGTTACCGTTGACGATATTTTATGGATTGCCAACGAAGAGTATACCGAAGACATTCAAAAGATTGGTGGTACCGAAGCTTTAGACGAGCCTTACCTGGATATATCTTTGCTTAAACTCGTGAAAAAACGTGTAGGCTGGCTCATTATCCTGTTTTTAGGTGAAATGCTTACCGCCACCGCTATGGGATATTTTGAAGGACAAATTGCCAAGGCCGTAGTGCTGGCATTGTTTGTTCCGCTAATTATATCAAGCGGGGGCAATAGTGGCTCACAGGCATCAACCTTAATTATACAGGCCATGGCCTTAGGCGAAGTTACTGTAGCCGATTGGTGGCGTGTTATGCGCCGCGAACTGGTATCTGGCTTACTGCTTGGCATTACCTTGGGGCTAATTGGCTTTATAAGGATATTCGTATGGACGCTATTTAGCGATATTTATGGCCCAGAGTGGATGGCCGTAGGATTTACGGTAGGTTTTGCCCTCGTAGGGATCGTGCTTTGGGGATCATTAGCTGGCTCAATGCTGCCTCTTTTGCTTAAACGTTTAGGCTTAGACCCTGCAACCTCGTCGGCACCATTTGTGGCAACCCTTGTTGACGTTACCGGCTTAATTATCTACTTTACTATTGCGGTATCTATCATGAATATTTAA
- a CDS encoding DUF3276 family protein — protein sequence MGDFDNRERDEVFSKKVRAGKRTYFFDVKATRSNDYYITITESKKRLEDGSFVKHKIFLYKEDFEKFAEGLKDTVDYIKANQEVVEKRYEFSELNEITKAAGVAGATEEDFSF from the coding sequence ATGGGAGATTTTGACAACAGAGAGAGGGATGAAGTTTTCTCGAAAAAGGTAAGGGCTGGTAAAAGAACTTATTTTTTTGATGTAAAAGCAACACGTTCAAACGACTATTACATCACTATTACAGAAAGCAAAAAACGTTTAGAGGACGGATCGTTTGTGAAACACAAAATCTTTTTATACAAAGAAGACTTTGAAAAATTTGCCGAAGGTTTAAAAGATACTGTTGACTACATCAAAGCCAACCAGGAAGTTGTTGAAAAACGCTATGAGTTTAGCGAATTAAATGAAATTACAAAAGCAGCCGGTGTAGCCGGTGCTACCGAAGAAGACTTTTCTTTTTAA
- a CDS encoding ABC transporter ATP-binding protein, producing the protein MKSLAYLNKFFIKYRWRLVPGIMFVVISNVFGVLPAQVIRIAFNLVAENIQVYHLYAGFNRQNVIYDIFGSSLLMFGALVLLLALLRGLFLFFMRQTIILMSRHIEFDLKNEIYEHYQQLSLAFYRRHNTGDLMNRVTEDVSRVRMYLGPGIMYAINTIVLFVLTVYAMMSVNARLAFFSLLPMPVLVLSIYYVNNIIEHRSEKIQERLSSLSSFVQENLSGIRVIKSYVREGFVNKRFADESEGYKEQSMELTKVQALFFPMMLLLVGVSNVLIIYIGGVEVMKGNITSGNIAEFIIYLGQLTFPVMSLGWVSSLIQRAAASQKRINEFLHETPEIFSPAVLPKSVAGKVEFNNVSFTYPDTGIEALKGVSFTIEPGQLVAIIGRTGSGKSTIANLLMRMYDVTGGEIQIDGNPIRQLNLEGYRSQVGFVPQEVFLFSDTIANNIAFSADVMDMPAVEQASKDAAVYKNIMELESQFLTLIGERGVTLSGGQKQRVSIARAIFKKPQILVFDDCLSAVDTRTEEEILGNLGRVMNGKTSLIIAHRISTIRNADKILVMDEGRIAEQGTHQQLMDKQGIYFDLYEMQLLEEEEK; encoded by the coding sequence ATGAAAAGCCTGGCATACCTCAATAAGTTCTTTATAAAATACCGCTGGCGGTTAGTGCCGGGTATTATGTTTGTGGTTATATCCAACGTTTTTGGTGTGCTGCCTGCACAGGTTATACGCATTGCGTTTAACCTCGTGGCCGAAAACATACAGGTTTACCACCTGTATGCCGGCTTTAACCGGCAGAATGTTATCTATGATATTTTTGGTTCGAGCTTGTTAATGTTTGGGGCGTTGGTGCTGCTATTGGCTTTGCTGCGCGGATTGTTTCTTTTTTTTATGCGGCAAACCATCATCCTCATGTCGCGGCATATTGAGTTTGATTTAAAGAACGAAATATACGAACACTATCAACAGCTATCACTGGCTTTTTACCGCCGCCATAACACCGGCGATTTGATGAACCGCGTTACCGAAGACGTGAGTCGTGTGCGCATGTACCTCGGCCCAGGTATTATGTACGCCATTAATACCATTGTGCTTTTTGTGCTTACCGTATATGCCATGATGAGTGTGAATGCGCGGCTGGCTTTCTTTTCATTACTGCCCATGCCTGTATTGGTGTTGAGCATTTACTATGTAAATAATATTATTGAGCACCGCAGCGAAAAAATACAGGAACGATTGTCATCCTTGTCGAGTTTTGTTCAGGAAAACCTATCAGGCATACGTGTAATTAAATCATATGTGCGCGAGGGATTTGTAAATAAGCGTTTTGCTGATGAAAGCGAAGGCTATAAAGAGCAATCGATGGAACTTACTAAGGTGCAGGCCTTGTTTTTCCCGATGATGTTACTGCTGGTAGGAGTGAGTAACGTACTTATTATTTATATTGGTGGGGTAGAGGTAATGAAGGGCAATATTACATCAGGTAACATTGCCGAATTTATTATTTACCTGGGGCAGCTTACCTTCCCGGTAATGTCGTTAGGGTGGGTATCGTCGTTAATACAACGCGCCGCTGCCTCTCAAAAGCGCATCAACGAATTTTTGCACGAAACTCCAGAAATATTTTCGCCCGCGGTATTGCCAAAATCTGTTGCGGGAAAGGTAGAGTTTAATAACGTTAGCTTTACCTACCCTGATACCGGTATTGAAGCTTTAAAAGGCGTATCCTTTACCATTGAGCCGGGGCAACTGGTGGCTATTATAGGCCGTACGGGTTCGGGCAAATCAACCATTGCCAACCTGCTTATGCGTATGTATGATGTTACCGGTGGCGAAATTCAGATAGATGGCAACCCCATCAGGCAGCTCAACCTTGAAGGTTACCGCTCGCAGGTAGGGTTTGTACCGCAGGAGGTTTTTCTGTTTTCGGATACGATTGCCAACAACATTGCTTTTAGTGCCGACGTGATGGATATGCCTGCCGTGGAGCAAGCTTCCAAAGATGCCGCCGTTTACAAAAACATTATGGAATTGGAAAGCCAGTTTCTCACGCTGATTGGCGAACGGGGTGTAACGCTCTCAGGCGGACAAAAGCAGCGGGTAAGCATTGCCCGCGCCATATTTAAAAAGCCGCAGATCTTGGTGTTTGATGATTGCCTTTCGGCGGTTGATACGCGTACCGAAGAAGAGATACTGGGCAACTTAGGACGGGTAATGAATGGTAAAACCAGTTTGATTATAGCCCACCGAATATCGACCATTCGTAACGCCGATAAAATTTTGGTGATGGACGAAGGCCGTATTGCCGAGCAAGGTACCCATCAGCAATTAATGGATAAGCAAGGCATCTACTTTGATCTTTACGAAATGCAGTTGCTGGAGGAAGAGGAAAAGTAA
- the nusB gene encoding transcription antitermination factor NusB: protein MLNRRHLRVKVLQALYAYHQSEPKDKKQHEKLLLQNIDKVFEMYIWMLSLVDEVIQYAANDAQERANKHLPTAEDLNPNLKILENRFIASLHANKDYLAAIKKYKVSWDFEPELAKSLFIALKNSEDYKAYLQKTDDTLQSDKDIIKFIFKKVILKSQLAEQVFEDKFIAWPVDKDVLQAMIAKTFKNFSFDDYKQNKLADVTGNWAEDEAFIVELFELAARYDAEYQEMIGQKTQNWEPERIAMMDTLLMKMAITEFINFKSVPVKVTINEYLEIAKEFSTPKSNSFINGILDKILFELKEQNRVRKTGRGLIE from the coding sequence ATGTTAAACAGAAGGCACCTTAGGGTTAAAGTTTTACAAGCGCTATACGCTTATCATCAATCTGAACCAAAAGACAAAAAACAGCACGAAAAACTGTTGTTACAAAACATCGACAAGGTGTTTGAAATGTATATCTGGATGCTTTCTTTGGTTGATGAAGTGATACAATACGCTGCCAACGATGCCCAGGAACGTGCTAACAAGCACCTCCCTACTGCCGAAGACCTTAATCCAAATCTTAAAATTCTCGAAAACCGCTTCATTGCATCTCTGCACGCAAATAAAGATTATTTAGCGGCCATCAAAAAATACAAAGTATCGTGGGATTTTGAGCCCGAACTGGCTAAATCGCTGTTCATCGCACTGAAAAATTCAGAAGATTACAAAGCATATCTGCAAAAAACCGATGATACGCTGCAAAGCGATAAAGACATCATTAAATTCATCTTCAAAAAAGTGATCCTTAAATCGCAATTAGCCGAGCAGGTTTTTGAAGATAAATTTATTGCCTGGCCGGTTGATAAAGATGTTTTGCAGGCGATGATCGCCAAAACGTTCAAAAACTTCTCTTTTGACGATTACAAGCAAAACAAGCTGGCCGATGTTACCGGCAACTGGGCCGAAGACGAAGCCTTTATTGTTGAACTGTTTGAACTGGCCGCGCGTTATGATGCCGAATACCAGGAAATGATTGGCCAAAAAACCCAGAACTGGGAGCCCGAGCGCATTGCCATGATGGATACCCTGCTGATGAAGATGGCTATTACCGAGTTTATCAACTTTAAATCGGTACCGGTTAAGGTTACTATAAACGAGTACCTGGAGATAGCTAAAGAGTTTAGTACGCCAAAAAGCAATTCGTTTATAAACGGTATATTAGATAAAATTTTATTTGAACTTAAAGAACAAAACCGCGTACGTAAAACCGGCCGCGGACTTATTGAATAA
- a CDS encoding DUF1573 domain-containing protein: MIKQLTLGLFLAAALTACNQANTQTQTADSTAATAGAAAPIVNAADAAVMKFETETHDFGKIKKGEKVTYEFKYVNTGKSPLIIKDAYATCGCTTPEFDKEPIAPGKSSIIKVTFDSAGKSGLQDKIVTVIGNTVPAENRVHLTGEVLTDEKPAGTAKKK; the protein is encoded by the coding sequence ATGATAAAGCAACTTACCTTAGGTTTATTTTTAGCCGCAGCTTTAACTGCCTGTAACCAGGCTAATACCCAAACTCAAACTGCCGATAGCACTGCAGCTACTGCTGGTGCCGCTGCCCCAATTGTTAACGCAGCCGATGCCGCGGTAATGAAGTTTGAAACCGAAACGCACGACTTTGGCAAAATTAAAAAGGGCGAAAAGGTGACATATGAGTTTAAATATGTAAATACCGGCAAATCGCCCTTGATTATTAAAGATGCCTATGCCACCTGCGGCTGTACCACGCCCGAATTTGACAAGGAGCCTATTGCTCCTGGCAAAAGCAGCATAATTAAAGTTACTTTTGACAGTGCCGGCAAAAGCGGTTTGCAAGACAAAATTGTTACTGTAATAGGCAATACCGTACCGGCCGAAAACCGCGTACACTTAACCGGCGAAGTATTAACCGACGAAAAGCCGGCTGGTACTGCCAAAAAGAAATAA
- the yajC gene encoding preprotein translocase subunit YajC produces the protein MLASILLQLGGGGIGGFLPMIAIIVVFYFFMIRPQMKKQKDQKKYVEELKKGDRVVTTSGIHGRIIDLNDTTFLVEVENGKIRFDKSAISLEASKALNAPAKEKESKVKEATEKEANA, from the coding sequence ATGTTAGCATCAATTTTATTACAATTAGGCGGCGGTGGCATTGGCGGTTTTTTACCAATGATAGCCATTATAGTAGTATTCTACTTTTTCATGATCCGCCCGCAAATGAAGAAACAAAAAGATCAGAAAAAATACGTTGAAGAGCTTAAAAAAGGCGACCGTGTGGTAACTACCTCAGGTATACATGGCCGCATTATTGATCTAAACGATACTACTTTTTTGGTAGAGGTTGAAAACGGTAAAATCCGCTTCGATAAGTCGGCAATATCATTGGAGGCATCAAAAGCCTTAAATGCTCCGGCTAAAGAAAAAGAGAGCAAAGTGAAAGAAGCTACTGAGAAAGAAGCCAACGCTTAA
- a CDS encoding CdaR family protein, whose protein sequence is MPIIKLSVSERRRLQVFITCLLLAMAAWVLTTLSGAYHFTIKQVINFKNAPQRRAFKALQSDSVEVTMLGTGWQMLFSKVNTYNTPITVDLHTLEHSNYIALNTQIAQLNKTTDAKHRIVAFTPDTLYFDFTNRVVKKVKVEPVLDIKYQQQYEESGKIQVKPSYITINGPGNVIQNIKTWKTDTLRLTNVNDVVSTTLPLQPAKEGNISIYPKSVQLRIPVEEFTEKTLRIPVKLINNPHYYNVKVIPQYVSITFTVPLSRYTEVDEDFFEATADFSLWEQGYSVLPVNITRIPAYCRIVKTAPRNVDFLVRK, encoded by the coding sequence ATGCCCATCATTAAATTATCCGTATCAGAACGCAGGCGCTTGCAGGTATTTATTACTTGCCTCTTACTGGCTATGGCGGCCTGGGTACTTACAACTTTATCGGGCGCTTACCACTTTACAATTAAACAAGTTATAAACTTTAAAAATGCACCTCAGCGCCGCGCTTTTAAAGCCTTACAGTCCGATTCGGTTGAAGTTACCATGCTTGGAACCGGCTGGCAAATGCTGTTTTCGAAAGTAAATACTTACAATACGCCCATTACTGTTGATTTGCATACGCTGGAGCACAGTAATTACATAGCATTAAATACCCAAATAGCACAACTTAATAAAACTACTGATGCAAAGCATCGCATAGTAGCCTTTACTCCCGACACCCTGTACTTTGATTTTACCAACCGGGTAGTTAAAAAAGTAAAGGTTGAACCGGTGTTGGATATTAAATACCAGCAGCAATACGAAGAATCGGGAAAAATACAGGTTAAACCATCATATATTACCATAAATGGCCCCGGCAATGTAATTCAAAACATTAAAACCTGGAAAACTGATACACTGAGGCTTACCAATGTAAACGATGTGGTTAGTACTACTTTGCCCCTGCAACCTGCTAAAGAAGGCAACATCAGTATTTATCCTAAAAGTGTACAATTGCGTATACCTGTTGAGGAGTTTACAGAAAAAACGTTACGCATACCAGTTAAGCTCATCAATAACCCGCATTATTATAATGTAAAGGTTATTCCGCAATATGTTAGTATTACCTTTACGGTACCCCTAAGCAGATACACCGAGGTTGACGAAGATTTTTTTGAAGCCACCGCCGATTTTAGTCTTTGGGAGCAAGGGTATAGCGTACTGCCCGTTAATATAACCCGCATACCCGCTTATTGCCGTATTGTAAAAACCGCCCCCCGTAATGTTGATTTTTTAGTTAGAAAGTAA